In Kangiella koreensis DSM 16069, the DNA window ACTTAGCAAAAACGTCCTTAAATTCGGCGAGTTCACCCTTAAAAGTGGACGCTTAAGCCCTTATTTTTTCAATACAGGGTTATTCGACAGTGGCTATGACCTCGCACAACTTGGTCGTTGCTATGCACAAACCATTGTTGATCAGAAGATCTCCTTTGATCTGTTATTTGGGCCAGCTTACAAGGGCATTCCACTGGTAAGTACCACCTCTGTTGCCCTGTCAGAGCATCATAATATCAATACCCCATACAGCTTTAACCGCAAAGAAAAGAAAGATCATGGTGAAGGAGGCAATATTGTCGGTAGCGCACTTCACGGCAAAGTCTTAATTATTGATGATGTTATTTCAGCTGGAACGGCAATACGCGAATCTATTGATATCATTAAAAACAGTGGCGCAGAACCTTGTGGCGTTTTAATCGCTCTGGATCGACAAGAGCGTGGTCAGGGTGAACTATCAGCCGTTCAGGAAGTCGAACGTGATTATGGCATCCCAGTCTACTCTATTATCAAGCTCGCCGACCTCGTCAACTATTTGCAGCACAACACAGAATTTGGCAATTTCTATGATAAAGTACTTGAGTATCGTCAAACTTACGGTGTTTAGTCACATCCTTTAATCCCATTGGAGTTATATGAAAAAATACCTGCTTCTTTTTCTAAGTCTGTTGCTTGTTAGCCAGGTTGCTTTGAGCAAAAATTTTTATCGCTACAAAGATAGAGATGGTCGTTTAATCGTTAAAGACTACCTTCCTTCCGAAGCGGTAATGGTTGGTTATGAGGTTATTAACGAAGAAGGTCGGGTACTTGAGAGAGTACCAGCCGCACTGACAGCTGAAGAAAAAGAAGCGGAGCTAATCAAACAGCAGCAACTCGAAGCATTACAAAAGAAGCAAGTGGAAGAAAGACGTCGTGATATTTTATTGATGCGCCAATATAAAACTATCGAAGATATTCAGCGTACTGAAAAAAATCAGACTGCGGCTTTGCGTGCGAACATCGATCTGCTTGATAGTCATAACTCGAGCCTTACCAAGAAGCTTGAAGAACTGCAGGGGCGTGCAGCAAACTTTGAGCGTCAAGGCAAAGCCGTTCCGAAAAACACACTCAAAGAAATTGAAGCAACCAAGTCTCAAATCAAGACCAACAAAGCATCAATAGTTCGGTATGAAAATAAAATAAAAGCGATCGAGGAGCAGTTTCAGAACGACTTGATTCGTTTCAAAGAGCTCCAAGCGCTACAGCTGATTGAGCGTAATCGTACCAATGGTAACAGCGTCAGTAATAGCTCAGTCTACAGTTGCCCTGATAAACCAGCCTGTGATAAAGCTTGGAAGTTTGCACAAATATTTGCTCATGAAAATGCATCAAACAAACTCGAAATTGTCACAGATACATTAATTGTTACCGGCAAAGCGCAAAATGAGAATCAAGTGTCTTTATCTATTACTCGCATACCAGGTGAGGCCGACAATATGCAAATTGTTATGGAAGTAGGGTGTCACACATCAGAAGCAGGAGCTAAACTTTGCAGCAGTCAGGAAGTGATAAATCTTAAGAATCAATTTATCGACTACCTGACTGAAAGAGAAAGCTTATAGCATCGTTATTTAGCCTAGTTAGTCCAAATAAACTAAACCAATCACTAACGGCCATTGCTGCTCCCAACTCGCTAGTGGTGATTGTAAAAAGTCTGTTCTAACGTATTGCTGAATACGGCCTTCAACAATTGCCATCAATAAATTTGCGCGACTAGCAACATCCGGATCAAACTTAGCACTAACCGCAACTTCATGCTGTCGCAATTGTTGTTTAAGTTGCGTTTCAATGCGATTAAATAATTGACTAATACGTCCTCTCAAACGCTCATTCTCACCAGCCAGGGCCTCCCCGGTTAGCAATCGACATATTCCCGGATTACGACTGGCAAAGGTTAGAACCAAAGTCATAATCTGATAACATTGTTCGCGAATGTCTTCTTGCTCTTTGCTAATACGATTTACTCTCGAAAATAATGCTTCTTCAGTAAACTCAATTAATCCTTCAAACATTCGCGCTTTACTTGGAAAGTGGCGATATAAGGCAGCCTCAGAAACACCAACCTCCTGAGCTAATTTTGCGGTGGTAATTCTTTCCCCAGGACCTTTCTCCAACATTAAAGCTAAAGCTTGCAAGATCTCTTCTTTCCGCTTGGAATTCTTTTTGGTTGTCATAATTCTCTCTATATCTTTTCAAACTTATATTAAGGTGTATGCATTAAAAGTTGATTTTTAACTTCGGTGCTATCGCTAATAACTGCTCCCTCAGCAGCGTCTTAACTTGTTCTAGCGCATCGCTGGAATCTGCTTCGAACTTAACCACGATGCTCGGCGTCGTATTAGAAGCTCGAGCTAACAACCAGCGATCAGGATATTCGACACGAATACCGTCAATCGTTGAGATTCTTCCTTCACCGAACTGGGCCTTCTTGATTAAAACCTCAATCAGTTTAAACTTAATTTTATCAGCCACTGGCACATTGATTTCTTCAGTTTCCAGGCTTTGTGGTAATGGTTCAAAAACTTCAGCCAATGACCTCGGATCTTTTCCCAGAATTTCCAACAAACGAGCTGCCGCATATAATGCATCATCAAACCCATACCAGCGCTCTTTGAAGTAAATATGACCACTGCCTTCCCCACCCAATTGCGCACCAGTTTCCTGCATTTTGGCTTTCATTAATGAGTGGCCTGTTTTCCAGATAATTGGATGCCCACCATGTTTCTTGATAATTTCCGGTAAATGGCGCGTGCACTTCACATCGTAAATAATTTCAGCACCATTTTTACGAGACAGCACATCCATCGCAAATAACATCATCAGGCGGTCGGTCCAAATTACATTACCCTGATTATCAATCACACCTAATCTGTCGCCATCACCATCAAATGCTAAACCAACATCCGCTTTTTCCTGCAATACCATCGCAATCACATCTTGCAGGTTTTTCGCATGATTGGGGTCAGGATGATGATTTGGGAAGTTACCATCAATTGTGGTATGCAAGCCGATCACGTCACAACCAAGCGCCTGAAATAATCGTGGTGCAATATTACCGGTCACGCCATTGCCACTATCAATAACCAATTTCAATGGTTTATCAACCTTAACATTAGAAGCAACTTCTTCTAAATATTCTTGTTCAATTTTATGTTCAGTAACCTGACCATGACCACTTAAGAAATCTTGCTCTCTGATTCTGGTATAAAGCGATTTAACATCTTTTCCATGTAGGGTTTCTCCGGCCAGGACAACTTTAAGGCCATTATGGTTACTAGGATTATGGCTACCCGTTAGCATCACACCTGAATGGGTATCTAGTTTATGAGTGGCAAAATAAAGTAGCGGTGTTGGCACCATGCCTAGATCGATGACATTACGTCCGCTTTCAATTAAACCTAGCTTTAAAGCTTCATGCAGTTCGGGACTAGAAAGACGACCATCTCTAGCTACCACTACATTCTGCTCCCCACGCGCATACGCCTCACTACCAATTGCTAGCCCTAACGCGTAAACGACACCCTCATCAAAATCTTTGTCGACTCGGCCGCGAACATCATATTCACGGAAAATATCTGCACTTATTTCGTGGCTGAGAGTTTCTAGGTCATAGTTTCCATTATTTAAAGGAGCTTGTTTTTTCGGTCTTGCTGACTCTTGCTTTTCCCCAGTATCATCTTCAACATTCAGCCCGCTATCAACTACTTCTTCATCATCCTGTTCCTTTTCGGCAGGCTCTTGAAGACCAGCTAATCGACGATAACTGGAAGCCATATCATTGAAAAATTTCAGGCTGAAGTGGTTTGGCATATGCTGATCGTCAATCCCCTGAATAAAGTCACGAGCATCTTTATTCAATAAGCGTTGCAGACTTAGCATAGGCATTAAAGCAGCAATCAATAGCGCTATAACCGCACCAAGCATTAATAGAATGGGAAGTAGCCCCGCAGTAGCCAAAAAGTTACCCGAGCCCTGCCAAAAGGCGATCGTCCAATTAGCACCAAACGCGGGGGAAACAACCAAAGGATTTCCTGCTCCAGGGTTCGTGCCCACAGCAGCTATAGTGTGATGCGATTCGGCAAAACTCTGGCGCAATTCAAAATAGGTTCCTGGATCTGCGGCTCCCAATAGGCTCACCATCTGACTGGGTTGAACAGTGAGCATCAAAGCTCGCTGGTCATTTAATTTATGTACAAATGCAACATAATCCACCTGCCCTTTATTCAAAATCAACTCAGGAGAAACCTCTTCGCCAGCCATCGATTTTCTTAATAAGTCGACCACCACATGAGTCACAATAGGGCGATTGTCCAAGTTAACCTGAAAATCTTCGGGAGAAAAGAATTGAACCTGATCTGCTTGTGGAATGGATGCTTTCAAGTCGCGAACTAATTGGACCTCATCAGTTTCATCACCGGTTTGGCTAGCGACAGCAATAGTGCTTTGAATTTGGTTAATCTTTTGTTCGATGAGATCAGCACGCTCTTCAATCTGTGAACCGATCAATTGCTTTGCTTGTGCTTCAAGTGGTTGCTGGATACCCAGGTAATACAGCACCGCCCCAACTACACATAACAAAGCCAAACCAATAATCAGTGGTAGTAGAAAAAAGCTAACCAGACTTTTACCTTTCCCCATGCATCCCCCTTATAGAACCTTCGCGGTCTCATTGTTTGCATTGATAAAGCAAAGAGCTGATAACAGCACTTATCGGTCACCTCTTGCGTAACGCCCGATGAACTATTTTATACCAGGCAAGAAACTGACTAACTGTTGTGCTATCACTGTTTTCAGCGCAGGTCCTAACCGCTCTACCTGCATTGCTCCATTGTTTTTATAGTAAACACTCACTTCATTATTGTCACTTGAAAATCCAATATCTTTACGGCTGACGTCATTAGCACAGATAACATTGATGCCCTTTTTGGTCATCTTAGCTTCCGCATATTCTTCAATATTGTTGGTTTCAGCCGCGAAACCAACACAAAAAGCTGCATTTTGCTCTGCGGCCCATTTCAAAATATCCGGATTTTGCATCAACTCGATGGTTAAGCCATTATCAGATTGTTTCTTCAGTTTTTGTGGGGCAGCTTCAGTTGGCCGATAGTCTGATACCGCCGCACAGGCAACAAAAGTATCAATGCTCTTAAACTCACTTTTTACGGCTTCAAACATTTGCTGTGCTGTTTGTACGTCAATACGCTTAATTGCAGAGCTGGCAAGCAAATTCACAGGCCCGGTCACCAATACTACCTCAGCACCTGCTTTAGCGGCAGCCTCAGCAATGGCAAACCCCATCTTGCCTGAACTTCGATTCGCTAAATAACGCACCGGATCAATCGGCTCTACTGTTGGGCCGGCAGTGATCAACCAGCGCTGGCCTTGCAAAGGCTTATCATTGAAGTGATCATCAATTCGGTTTAATAAATCGGCAGGTTCCAGCATTCTACCAGGACCGACATCGCCACAGGCTTGGTCGCCCTCATCAGGCCCCCAAATCTCGATGCCTTTTTTAATAAGCTGCTGAATATTATTTTGCGTAGCAGGGTTAGCCCACATTTGCTGATTCATGGCTGGTGCTACGGCAATCGAACTATTGGTTGCTAAGCACAGCGTCGTCAATAAATCATCTGCCATCCCAGCATTCAGACGCGCCAAAAAATCGGCAGAAGCTGGCGCAATAACAATAAAATGCGCCCATCGAGCCAACTCAATATGCCCCATCGCGGCCTCAGCAGCCGGGTCGAGTAGATCATGATGAACCGGATTGCCACTGAGTGCCTGTAGCGTCAAAGGTGTAATAAATGCTTGCGCACCTTTAGTCATAACAACTCGCACTTCAGCGCCTGCTTTTTTCAGGTTACGACACAGCTCCGCACTCTTGTACGCAGCGATACCACCTGTAATGCCCAGAAGGACTTTTTTCCCTTGCAACTTCATGCTAACCGATTGATTTAACTTAACTTATAATGTTTGGCACAGTTTACGCCTTTACGCACAAAATTTATAGCGAAAATCCTAGTTACAGTTTTGCTCTGACTATTTATCATTCCTCACCTTCTAAATTTACAACTAAAACAGGGATGACCATGAAAATAATGGAATGGCCACAGGATGAAAGGCCAAGAGAACGATTGTTACGCCAAGGCCCGCAAAGTCTTTCAGACGCTGAACTTTTAGCCATTTTCCTACGTACCGGAACGCAAGGCCTCAATGCTGTTGATTTGGCCCGCCATCTGCTAGGAGAGTTCGGTAGCTTACGCGCACTGCTTGAAGCAGACCTGAAAAGCTTCACCAGCCACCTGGGCCTGGGAAGTGCCAAATATTGTCAATTACAGGCTTGTTTAGAGCTTTCCAAGCGCTATTTACAGGAGAACTTGCAACACAGCCAATCGTTCAGCAATCCCAATGATGTAAAACTCTATTTAAAAAGCCTGCTCAGTCATCACAAACGTGAACAGTTTGTTGCCCTCTTTCTCAATAATCAACACCAATTGCTAGCTTCAGAAACCCTGTTTCAGGGCACCATAAATAGCTCCGAAGTACACCCCCGGGTGGTTGTCGAGAAGGCCCTGACTTATCACGCAGCCGCGGTTATTCTCGCTCACAATCATCCCAGTGGTTCGCTTGAACCCAGCCCTTCGGATCGGCATATTACGGATAAAATCCAAGAGGCGCTTGGTTTGCTGGACATTCGCACACTGGACCATATCATCGTCGCTCAGGGCGGCAGCTATTCCTTTGCAGAGCATGGACTACTATAATGGCCAAACGACCACAGATACCGAAAATCAGCCGCAAATGACTAAATTCAAGAAATTAAGCTATAAACAGGCCATTTGATCTGAGTTTTGTTGTCAAGCGGGCTGCTTTCTGGTATAAAGTGCGCCCAATTTGAAGAGCTGCGATGTTCAAATATCCAACATCGTGCGCTTAAACCGTTTTTTTGAGTTATTTTTGGAGGCTATCCATGGCTAAGGTTTGTCAGGTAACAGGTAAGCGCCCAGTGACCGGTAATAACGTGTCACACGCTAAGAACAGAACCAAGCGTCGCTTCTTGCCTAATTTACATTCTCACCGTTTCTGGGTTGAGAGTGAGAAGCGTTTCGTAAGATTACGTGTATCTGCAAAAGGTATGCGCGTTATCGATAAAAAAGGTATCGATACTGTGCTAACTGAATTGCGTGCTCGTGGCGAAAAAGTATAAGGAGCGATAGAGATGCGCGATAAAATCCGTTTAGTATCAAGTGCCGGTACAGGTCACTTCTACACTACAGACAAAAACAAGAAAAACATGCCAGGCAAAATGGAGATCAAAAAGTTTGATCCAACCATTCGCCAACATGTTATCTACAAAGAAGCTAAAATTAAGTAATCACGCTTAAACGGTTGTTCATTATACCGTTAAGATATTTAAGTTTTCTGCCTCCAAGAAAACGCTTCGATGTACGTAAAAGCCCAGTTTACTCTGGGCTTTTTGCGTTGTAATCGCTACTATGACCCACCAGTAATGAAACACCCTCATTAAAATCTAATGCCTGAATTACCCGAAGTTGAGACCACTAAGAATGGGCTGGCCCCACATATTGTCGGCAAACGAATTACTGCGGTAAATATCTACCAGCCTCAGCTGCGCTGGCCTGTCGCTGAAGAGGCCACCACATTAGTTGGCTTGGTATCGAGCGATATTGAACGACGCGCTAAATATATGCTGTGGCACTTTTCGACCGGCAGCCTAGTCATGCACTTAGGGATGTCAGGTACCATGCGCGTAGTCAGCGCCCAAAGCGCTTTAAAAAAACATGACCATTTCGAAGTCGTATTTGATGATCGTACCGCCTTGCGCTTTAACGACCCGCGACGCTTTGGCGCCATCCTTTGGCAGCCTAAAGGGGAAACCCTGAAAGTACTCAGTCAGCTTGGCCCAGAGCCCTTAAGTGATGACTTTGATGGGCAATACCTACATCAGGCTTTAACCAAGCGCAAGGGCGCAATCAAAAACGCCGTTATGGACAATAAGGTGGTAGTTGGTGTCGGCAATATTTATGCCAGTGAATCACTTTTTATGAGCGGCATACATCCTAAGCGCGCAGCTAACAAAGTCAGTCTGGCTCGCTGCAAGTTACTCGCTGGATTTATCAAAACGGTTCTAGAAAAAGCCATCGGCGAGGGTGGGACAACATTAAAGGACTTCACACAAACTGACGGTTCACCGGGCTACTTTGCTCAGCAATTAAATGTGTATGGTCGTGCTGACTTGCCTTGTAACCAGTGTGGCGCCATCATCAAGAAACAGGTCATTGGGCAACGATCTAGTTTCTACTGCCCCAAATGCCAACGGTAGACCAGCCGCTACTACAGGCCCGGAACGCTAGCTTCCTTGTGAAACTTCTGCTAAGTTGAAAGCAAGCCTTTCAAATAGACGTCTATAAGGCTTTGTTTCGCTATAGTCAAAAATACAAGGAGTCTGCCATGTTAAAACATACTAAGAGCAAAACGTCACAAGCCATTACTTCCGATTCCAGGGTGGATATGACATCCCTGCTAGATATCGTATTCATCATGCTACTCTTCTTCATAGTTACCACCAGCTTTAGCAAAACCCAAACCATGGATGTTGCTCAACCAAGCAACCAATGCCAGGCCAACTGCGAGCAGGGTGAACAACCGATATTAGTCAGTATTAATGAGGACAGCCAAGTTATTTTTGGTAATAGAATCATAGACATCGAGGCAGTTCGAGCTAACATTGAGGGGCAGCTGATCAATACACCACAGGCTTCATTGATTATCAGAGTAAATGAAATGGCACAGCATGCAGCACTGATCGGTGCCTTAGACCAGGCCAAACAGGCTGGAATTCAAAAGATTAGCGTTGCCCGCTGGTAAGCATTATAAAGGAAATGGATTTTGCTAAATTTACACTAGACATTTAGTTCTGGATCACATTTAATGTGCCAGCTATACTTAATGAATTGGTG includes these proteins:
- the pyrE gene encoding orotate phosphoribosyltransferase, whose translation is MQDYQKQFIELALSKNVLKFGEFTLKSGRLSPYFFNTGLFDSGYDLAQLGRCYAQTIVDQKISFDLLFGPAYKGIPLVSTTSVALSEHHNINTPYSFNRKEKKDHGEGGNIVGSALHGKVLIIDDVISAGTAIRESIDIIKNSGAEPCGVLIALDRQERGQGELSAVQEVERDYGIPVYSIIKLADLVNYLQHNTEFGNFYDKVLEYRQTYGV
- the slmA gene encoding nucleoid occlusion factor SlmA; this encodes MTTKKNSKRKEEILQALALMLEKGPGERITTAKLAQEVGVSEAALYRHFPSKARMFEGLIEFTEEALFSRVNRISKEQEDIREQCYQIMTLVLTFASRNPGICRLLTGEALAGENERLRGRISQLFNRIETQLKQQLRQHEVAVSAKFDPDVASRANLLMAIVEGRIQQYVRTDFLQSPLASWEQQWPLVIGLVYLD
- a CDS encoding phosphomannomutase/phosphoglucomutase, whose protein sequence is MGKGKSLVSFFLLPLIIGLALLCVVGAVLYYLGIQQPLEAQAKQLIGSQIEERADLIEQKINQIQSTIAVASQTGDETDEVQLVRDLKASIPQADQVQFFSPEDFQVNLDNRPIVTHVVVDLLRKSMAGEEVSPELILNKGQVDYVAFVHKLNDQRALMLTVQPSQMVSLLGAADPGTYFELRQSFAESHHTIAAVGTNPGAGNPLVVSPAFGANWTIAFWQGSGNFLATAGLLPILLMLGAVIALLIAALMPMLSLQRLLNKDARDFIQGIDDQHMPNHFSLKFFNDMASSYRRLAGLQEPAEKEQDDEEVVDSGLNVEDDTGEKQESARPKKQAPLNNGNYDLETLSHEISADIFREYDVRGRVDKDFDEGVVYALGLAIGSEAYARGEQNVVVARDGRLSSPELHEALKLGLIESGRNVIDLGMVPTPLLYFATHKLDTHSGVMLTGSHNPSNHNGLKVVLAGETLHGKDVKSLYTRIREQDFLSGHGQVTEHKIEQEYLEEVASNVKVDKPLKLVIDSGNGVTGNIAPRLFQALGCDVIGLHTTIDGNFPNHHPDPNHAKNLQDVIAMVLQEKADVGLAFDGDGDRLGVIDNQGNVIWTDRLMMLFAMDVLSRKNGAEIIYDVKCTRHLPEIIKKHGGHPIIWKTGHSLMKAKMQETGAQLGGEGSGHIYFKERWYGFDDALYAAARLLEILGKDPRSLAEVFEPLPQSLETEEINVPVADKIKFKLIEVLIKKAQFGEGRISTIDGIRVEYPDRWLLARASNTTPSIVVKFEADSSDALEQVKTLLREQLLAIAPKLKINF
- the coaBC gene encoding bifunctional phosphopantothenoylcysteine decarboxylase/phosphopantothenate--cysteine ligase CoaBC, which codes for MKLQGKKVLLGITGGIAAYKSAELCRNLKKAGAEVRVVMTKGAQAFITPLTLQALSGNPVHHDLLDPAAEAAMGHIELARWAHFIVIAPASADFLARLNAGMADDLLTTLCLATNSSIAVAPAMNQQMWANPATQNNIQQLIKKGIEIWGPDEGDQACGDVGPGRMLEPADLLNRIDDHFNDKPLQGQRWLITAGPTVEPIDPVRYLANRSSGKMGFAIAEAAAKAGAEVVLVTGPVNLLASSAIKRIDVQTAQQMFEAVKSEFKSIDTFVACAAVSDYRPTEAAPQKLKKQSDNGLTIELMQNPDILKWAAEQNAAFCVGFAAETNNIEEYAEAKMTKKGINVICANDVSRKDIGFSSDNNEVSVYYKNNGAMQVERLGPALKTVIAQQLVSFLPGIK
- the radC gene encoding RadC family protein; the protein is MKIMEWPQDERPRERLLRQGPQSLSDAELLAIFLRTGTQGLNAVDLARHLLGEFGSLRALLEADLKSFTSHLGLGSAKYCQLQACLELSKRYLQENLQHSQSFSNPNDVKLYLKSLLSHHKREQFVALFLNNQHQLLASETLFQGTINSSEVHPRVVVEKALTYHAAAVILAHNHPSGSLEPSPSDRHITDKIQEALGLLDIRTLDHIIVAQGGSYSFAEHGLL
- the rpmB gene encoding 50S ribosomal protein L28, whose translation is MAKVCQVTGKRPVTGNNVSHAKNRTKRRFLPNLHSHRFWVESEKRFVRLRVSAKGMRVIDKKGIDTVLTELRARGEKV
- the rpmG gene encoding 50S ribosomal protein L33, coding for MRDKIRLVSSAGTGHFYTTDKNKKNMPGKMEIKKFDPTIRQHVIYKEAKIK
- the mutM gene encoding bifunctional DNA-formamidopyrimidine glycosylase/DNA-(apurinic or apyrimidinic site) lyase, which codes for MPELPEVETTKNGLAPHIVGKRITAVNIYQPQLRWPVAEEATTLVGLVSSDIERRAKYMLWHFSTGSLVMHLGMSGTMRVVSAQSALKKHDHFEVVFDDRTALRFNDPRRFGAILWQPKGETLKVLSQLGPEPLSDDFDGQYLHQALTKRKGAIKNAVMDNKVVVGVGNIYASESLFMSGIHPKRAANKVSLARCKLLAGFIKTVLEKAIGEGGTTLKDFTQTDGSPGYFAQQLNVYGRADLPCNQCGAIIKKQVIGQRSSFYCPKCQR
- a CDS encoding ExbD/TolR family protein is translated as MLKHTKSKTSQAITSDSRVDMTSLLDIVFIMLLFFIVTTSFSKTQTMDVAQPSNQCQANCEQGEQPILVSINEDSQVIFGNRIIDIEAVRANIEGQLINTPQASLIIRVNEMAQHAALIGALDQAKQAGIQKISVARW